A single Sphingopyxis chilensis DNA region contains:
- a CDS encoding porin family protein, with the protein MSIVSAPPALRHLGVAAVGFSAVFTPAQAHAHETSALECLCETLPFLDTAPTWRAAALASAGAAAGEPAASAESEVDAQRRIMAEQRALIDRQSAMIAEQGQQIAKLQQQIVTQQAQVDRLSSFALAEAPLDIFRGTGMGQGVGPGPALPGPGSDSVALPDAPVGEAPPPGEPPEQRVAAVPEGQGVLTRAGELFFEPSFEYTRSSTNRLVFRGIELIPGIQIGLIEATDADRDTLVGTASLRYGITDRLEAEVRLPYLYRNDRIEVVQQRDEGIVRQIKLREDGIGDAEFSLRYQFNRPVGQKPIFVGTLRVKSDTGKGPFEIGYDEFGVATGLATGSGFWAVQPGLNFLMPSDPAVIYGGAAYLYHIPRDVNELVGDVLIGRVDPGDAISANIGFGFALNPRFSFSLGYRHNYIFPTKTEIGDTRQKSNYIHVGSLNFGMSYRLTQRDVLNLGFEIGVTEDAPDVSITLRMPFGGK; encoded by the coding sequence ATGAGCATCGTGTCGGCCCCGCCCGCGCTGCGTCATCTGGGCGTGGCAGCCGTCGGCTTTTCGGCCGTCTTCACGCCCGCGCAGGCGCATGCGCACGAAACGTCGGCACTTGAATGCCTGTGCGAGACGCTGCCGTTCCTCGATACCGCTCCGACCTGGCGCGCCGCCGCTTTGGCGTCCGCGGGGGCCGCCGCCGGCGAGCCGGCGGCGAGCGCCGAGAGCGAGGTCGATGCGCAGCGCCGGATCATGGCCGAACAACGCGCGCTGATCGACCGGCAGAGCGCCATGATCGCCGAGCAGGGACAGCAGATCGCGAAGCTGCAACAACAGATCGTGACGCAGCAGGCGCAGGTCGACCGGCTTTCATCCTTCGCGCTCGCCGAAGCGCCGCTCGACATCTTCCGTGGCACGGGCATGGGGCAGGGCGTCGGACCCGGCCCCGCGCTTCCTGGTCCCGGCAGCGACTCGGTTGCGCTGCCCGATGCGCCGGTCGGCGAGGCGCCGCCGCCGGGCGAGCCGCCCGAACAGCGTGTCGCGGCAGTCCCCGAAGGACAAGGGGTGCTGACGCGCGCGGGCGAGCTCTTCTTCGAACCCTCGTTCGAATATACGCGCTCGTCGACCAACCGCCTCGTGTTCCGCGGCATCGAGCTGATCCCCGGGATTCAGATCGGGCTGATCGAGGCGACCGACGCCGATCGCGACACGCTCGTCGGCACCGCTTCGCTGCGTTACGGGATTACCGACCGGCTCGAGGCCGAAGTGCGGCTGCCCTATCTGTATCGGAACGACCGGATCGAGGTGGTCCAGCAGCGCGACGAAGGCATCGTCCGCCAGATCAAACTGCGCGAAGACGGCATCGGCGATGCCGAATTTTCGCTGCGTTACCAGTTCAACCGGCCGGTCGGACAAAAGCCGATTTTCGTGGGGACGCTGCGCGTCAAATCGGACACGGGCAAGGGCCCGTTCGAGATCGGCTATGATGAATTCGGCGTCGCGACGGGCCTCGCCACCGGGTCGGGATTCTGGGCGGTTCAGCCGGGGCTCAACTTCCTGATGCCGTCGGATCCCGCGGTGATCTATGGCGGCGCGGCCTATCTCTATCACATCCCGCGCGACGTCAACGAATTGGTCGGCGACGTGTTGATCGGGCGCGTCGATCCGGGCGACGCGATATCGGCCAACATCGGCTTCGGCTTCGCGCTCAACCCGCGCTTTTCCTTCTCGCTCGGCTATCGCCACAATTATATCTTCCCGACGAAGACCGAAATCGGCGATACGCGGCAGAAATCCAACTATATTCATGTCGGATCGCTCAATTTCGGCATGTCGTACCGGCTCACGCAACGCGATGTGCTCAACCTCGGCTTCGAAATCGGCGTGACCGAGGATGCGCCCGATGTGTCGATCACGCTGCGCATGCCGTTCGGCGGCAAATAA
- a CDS encoding C39 family peptidase, with amino-acid sequence MCALAVVPAAAEVRLTGPETGGNYQLQVMTWWDIPFRSVVRQRYDFSCGSAALATLLTYHYGAPTSETMPFRAMWEKGDREAIRKVGFSMLDMKTYLASRGFRAEGFRLTVEQLKQVKRPTIVLMDIKGFKHFVVIKGVRGDRVLTGDSVLGLNEYSLEDFERHWNGIALAIVEGGQKRPAFNLAGDWGPWSQAPLEKDGSLHVSAGDLTTHLPPQYQLTPQILLDVRVGTVK; translated from the coding sequence TTGTGCGCTCTCGCTGTGGTACCTGCCGCCGCCGAGGTCCGGCTGACCGGACCCGAGACGGGCGGCAATTATCAGCTCCAAGTCATGACCTGGTGGGACATTCCGTTTCGATCGGTCGTCCGCCAGCGCTATGATTTCAGTTGCGGCTCGGCCGCACTCGCAACCCTCCTCACCTATCACTATGGCGCGCCGACTTCGGAAACGATGCCTTTCCGCGCGATGTGGGAAAAGGGGGACCGCGAAGCGATCCGCAAGGTCGGCTTCTCTATGCTCGACATGAAGACCTATCTCGCCTCGCGCGGCTTTCGCGCCGAAGGGTTCCGCCTGACCGTCGAGCAATTGAAGCAGGTGAAGCGCCCGACCATCGTCCTGATGGACATCAAGGGATTCAAGCATTTCGTCGTGATCAAGGGCGTTCGCGGCGACCGGGTGCTCACCGGCGATTCGGTGCTCGGCCTCAACGAATATTCGCTCGAGGATTTCGAGAGGCACTGGAACGGCATCGCTCTTGCCATTGTCGAGGGCGGCCAGAAACGCCCCGCGTTCAATCTCGCAGGCGACTGGGGCCCCTGGTCGCAAGCGCCGCTCGAAAAGGACGGCTCGCTTCACGTCTCGGCCGGCGACCTCACCACCCATCTTCCCCCTCAGTATCAGCTGACACCGCAAATCCTGCTCGATGTTCGCGTCGGCACCGTGAAATGA
- a CDS encoding FAS1-like dehydratase domain-containing protein — protein sequence MDDYSAWVGRSETREDIAAAAPLAGLAALLDHDVPPWASGTVPPLGHWLYFLPTARQSEIGEDGHPRRDAQSLLPPIPLPRRMWAGSRVDFLAPVPVGAALTRVTTIDAIKPKRGASGDLLFVTLRHDITADGVAAIREEQDIVFREPAPASPVPAAPPARPAETEPADAVRSVLPDPVLLFRYSALTFNAHRIHYDRDYAEGVEGYAGLVVHGPLIATLLIDHALRAGFAPRAFRFRAEAPLIDGAPFDLCLTRDGGGARLWARDVAGRITMRADLA from the coding sequence ATGGACGATTATTCCGCCTGGGTCGGACGCAGCGAAACGCGCGAGGACATCGCGGCCGCGGCACCGCTCGCGGGCCTCGCCGCGTTGCTCGATCATGATGTGCCGCCATGGGCGTCCGGCACCGTCCCGCCGCTCGGCCACTGGCTCTATTTCCTTCCCACCGCGCGCCAGTCGGAGATTGGCGAGGACGGCCACCCGCGCCGCGACGCCCAGAGCCTGCTCCCGCCCATCCCCCTTCCCCGCCGCATGTGGGCGGGCAGCCGCGTCGACTTTCTGGCGCCCGTTCCGGTCGGCGCCGCGCTGACACGCGTCACCACGATCGACGCGATCAAGCCCAAACGCGGCGCGAGCGGCGACCTGCTGTTCGTGACGCTGCGCCACGACATTACCGCCGACGGCGTTGCAGCGATCCGCGAGGAGCAGGATATCGTCTTTCGCGAACCTGCACCCGCCTCGCCTGTCCCGGCGGCCCCGCCCGCGCGGCCGGCCGAGACGGAACCCGCCGACGCGGTCCGCAGCGTCCTGCCCGATCCGGTGCTGCTGTTCCGCTATTCGGCGCTCACCTTCAACGCGCACCGCATCCATTACGACCGCGATTATGCGGAGGGCGTCGAGGGCTATGCCGGGCTCGTTGTCCACGGCCCGCTGATCGCGACGCTGCTGATCGATCATGCGCTGCGCGCCGGCTTTGCCCCCCGCGCCTTCCGCTTTCGCGCCGAAGCGCCGCTTATCGACGGTGCGCCCTTTGACCTCTGCCTGACTCGCGACGGCGGCGGTGCGCGATTGTGGGCGCGCGATGTCGCCGGGCGCATAACAATGCGCGCGGACCTCGCCTGA
- a CDS encoding acyl-CoA dehydrogenase family protein has protein sequence MSEVQPQSYPEIREAVRRLCADFPGGYWQRLDRDRIYPTEFVRRLTEAGFLSVLIPEDYGGSGLGLGAATAVLEEIHRSGGNGGACHAQMYTMGTLLKHGSEAQKQAYLPAIASGELRLQAFGVTEPTAGTDTTRIRTFAKRVGDKYIVNGQKIWISRAEHSDLMILLCRTTSRDECAKPSDGMSVLLVDMRDALGKGLTIRPVRTMLNHATTELFFDDLEVPAANLIGEEGKGFRYILSGMNAERILIASECIGDGRFFVDRATAYASDRSVFGRAIGENQGVQFPIARAWVQIAAAAEMVDKAARLFDAGADCGTNANMAKLLASEASWYAADMCIQTHGGFGFAEEYDVERKFRETRLYQVAPISTNLILSHVATHALGLPKSF, from the coding sequence ATGTCCGAAGTCCAGCCGCAGAGCTACCCCGAAATCCGTGAGGCGGTGCGCCGCCTCTGCGCCGATTTTCCCGGCGGATATTGGCAAAGGCTCGACCGCGACCGCATCTATCCGACCGAGTTTGTGCGCAGGCTGACCGAAGCGGGCTTCCTCTCGGTCCTGATCCCCGAAGACTATGGCGGCTCGGGCCTCGGCCTTGGCGCGGCTACTGCGGTGCTCGAGGAAATCCACCGGTCGGGGGGCAACGGCGGCGCCTGCCATGCGCAAATGTACACGATGGGCACGCTGCTCAAGCACGGGTCGGAAGCGCAGAAGCAGGCCTATCTGCCCGCGATCGCCAGCGGCGAACTCCGCCTCCAGGCCTTTGGCGTGACCGAGCCGACCGCGGGCACCGACACCACGCGCATCCGCACCTTCGCCAAAAGGGTCGGCGACAAATATATCGTCAACGGCCAGAAAATCTGGATCAGCCGCGCCGAACATTCGGACCTGATGATCCTCCTCTGCCGCACCACGTCGCGTGACGAATGCGCCAAGCCGTCCGACGGAATGAGCGTCCTCCTCGTCGATATGCGCGACGCGCTGGGCAAGGGCCTGACCATCCGCCCCGTGCGCACGATGCTCAACCATGCGACGACCGAGCTGTTCTTCGACGACCTTGAGGTTCCCGCCGCCAACCTGATCGGCGAGGAGGGCAAGGGCTTTCGCTACATCCTGTCGGGCATGAACGCCGAACGCATCCTGATTGCGTCCGAATGTATCGGCGACGGACGCTTCTTTGTCGATCGTGCCACGGCCTATGCCAGCGACCGTTCGGTCTTCGGCCGCGCGATCGGCGAGAATCAGGGTGTCCAGTTCCCCATCGCCCGCGCCTGGGTGCAGATCGCCGCCGCTGCCGAGATGGTCGACAAGGCGGCACGCCTTTTCGACGCCGGCGCGGACTGCGGGACCAACGCGAATATGGCGAAGCTGCTGGCGTCGGAAGCGAGCTGGTACGCCGCAGACATGTGCATCCAGACGCACGGCGGCTTCGGCTTTGCCGAGGAATATGACGTTGAGCGCAAGTTTCGCGAGACGCGGCTGTATCAGGTCGCGCCGATCAGCACGAACCTGATCCTGAGCCATGTCGCGACCCACGCGCTCGGCCTGCCCAAGAGTTTCTGA